The following proteins are encoded in a genomic region of Arachis ipaensis cultivar K30076 chromosome B02, Araip1.1, whole genome shotgun sequence:
- the LOC107625330 gene encoding serine/threonine-protein phosphatase 5 isoform X1 codes for MAEREGGSSSEMSLKDQGNEFFKSGKYLKAAALYTQAIKQDPSNPTLYSNRAAALLQLDKLNKALDDAEMTIKLKPEWEKGYFRKGSILEAMKRYDDALAAFEIALQYNPQSQEVTKKIKRINQLVREGKRAQEVENMRSNVDMAKHLQALKPELSGKYGSEECWKDMFAFLVETMETAVKSWHETSKLDARVYFLLDKEKTQTDKYAPIVNIDKAFESPHTHGNCFLYLRQYAEESFSKAACLVTPKSIIAYPQVWKGQGSRKWKHAQNDGFFVQFETPSLRKLWFIPSSNEKGQTLCRDPDGLDIGAHEILPRLFKENLPSS; via the exons ATGGCGGAAAGAGAAGGCGGATCGAGTTCGGAGATGTCTCTGAAGGATCAGGGCAACGAGTTCTTCAAGTCAGGCAAGTACCTCAAAGCTGCCGCACTCTACACTCAAGCCATTAAGCAAGACCCTTCAAACCCTACTCTTTATAG TAATCGTGCTGCAGCATTGCTGCAATTGGATAAGCTCAACAAAGCTCTTGATGATGCTGAGATGACAATAAAATTAAAACCAGAATGGGAAAAG GGATATTTCAGGAAGGGGAGTATATTAGAAGCCATGAAGCGATATGATGAT GCATTGGCTGCCTTTGAGATAGCTTTGCAGTATAACCCGCAAAGTCAAGAAGTAACAAAAAAGATAAAGAGGATAAACCAACTAGTAAGGGAAGGTAAGCGAGCTCAAGAAGTGGAGAACATGAGATCTAATGTCGACATGGCCAAACATTTACAAGCATTGAAACCTGAATTG TCTGGAAAATATGGATCTGAAGAGTGCTGGAAGGACATGTTTGCATTCCTTGTTGAGACCATGGAAACTGCTGTAAAATCATGGCATGAGACCTCTAAACTGGATGCTAGAGTTTACTTTCTTCTTGATAAGGAAAAGACACAGACAGATAAATATGCCCCAATTGTGAATATTGACAAg GCATTTGAATCACCACATACTCATGGCAATTGCTTTTTGTATCTTAGACAGTATGCTGAGGAGTCTTTCTCCAAAGCAGCCTGCTTAGTGACTCCTAAAAGCATCATTGCTTATCCACAG GTCTGGAAAGGCCAAGGATCAAGGAAGTGGAAACATGCGCAAAATGATGGCTTCTTTGTTCAATTTGAGACACCTTCTCTACGAAAGCTCTGGTTTATTCCAAGTTCCAATGAAAAGGGACAGACTTTGTGCAG GGATCCGGATGGTTTGGACATAGGTGCTCATGAAATTCTTCCGCGGTTATTCAAGGAAAATCTTCCCAGCTCTTAA
- the LOC107625330 gene encoding serine/threonine-protein phosphatase 5 isoform X2, translating into MAEREGGSSSEMSLKDQGNEFFKSGKYLKAAALYTQAIKQDPSNPTLYSNRAAALLQLDKLNKALDDAEMTIKLKPEWEKGYFRKGSILEAMKRYDDALAAFEIALQYNPQSQEVTKKIKRINQLVREGKRAQEVENMRSNVDMAKHLQALKPELSGKYGSEECWKDMFAFLVETMETAVKSWHETSKLDARVYFLLDKEKTQTDKYAPIVNIDKYAEESFSKAACLVTPKSIIAYPQVWKGQGSRKWKHAQNDGFFVQFETPSLRKLWFIPSSNEKGQTLCRDPDGLDIGAHEILPRLFKENLPSS; encoded by the exons ATGGCGGAAAGAGAAGGCGGATCGAGTTCGGAGATGTCTCTGAAGGATCAGGGCAACGAGTTCTTCAAGTCAGGCAAGTACCTCAAAGCTGCCGCACTCTACACTCAAGCCATTAAGCAAGACCCTTCAAACCCTACTCTTTATAG TAATCGTGCTGCAGCATTGCTGCAATTGGATAAGCTCAACAAAGCTCTTGATGATGCTGAGATGACAATAAAATTAAAACCAGAATGGGAAAAG GGATATTTCAGGAAGGGGAGTATATTAGAAGCCATGAAGCGATATGATGAT GCATTGGCTGCCTTTGAGATAGCTTTGCAGTATAACCCGCAAAGTCAAGAAGTAACAAAAAAGATAAAGAGGATAAACCAACTAGTAAGGGAAGGTAAGCGAGCTCAAGAAGTGGAGAACATGAGATCTAATGTCGACATGGCCAAACATTTACAAGCATTGAAACCTGAATTG TCTGGAAAATATGGATCTGAAGAGTGCTGGAAGGACATGTTTGCATTCCTTGTTGAGACCATGGAAACTGCTGTAAAATCATGGCATGAGACCTCTAAACTGGATGCTAGAGTTTACTTTCTTCTTGATAAGGAAAAGACACAGACAGATAAATATGCCCCAATTGTGAATATTGACAAg TATGCTGAGGAGTCTTTCTCCAAAGCAGCCTGCTTAGTGACTCCTAAAAGCATCATTGCTTATCCACAG GTCTGGAAAGGCCAAGGATCAAGGAAGTGGAAACATGCGCAAAATGATGGCTTCTTTGTTCAATTTGAGACACCTTCTCTACGAAAGCTCTGGTTTATTCCAAGTTCCAATGAAAAGGGACAGACTTTGTGCAG GGATCCGGATGGTTTGGACATAGGTGCTCATGAAATTCTTCCGCGGTTATTCAAGGAAAATCTTCCCAGCTCTTAA
- the LOC107625330 gene encoding stress-induced-phosphoprotein 1 isoform X3: MAEREGGSSSEMSLKDQGNEFFKSGKYLKAAALYTQAIKQDPSNPTLYSNRAAALLQLDKLNKALDDAEMTIKLKPEWEKGYFRKGSILEAMKRYDDALAAFEIALQYNPQSQEVTKKIKRINQLVREGKRAQEVENMRSNVDMAKHLQALKPELSGKYGSEECWKDMFAFLVETMETAVKSWHETSKLDARVYFLLDKEKTQTDKYAPIVNIDKVWKGQGSRKWKHAQNDGFFVQFETPSLRKLWFIPSSNEKGQTLCRDPDGLDIGAHEILPRLFKENLPSS, encoded by the exons ATGGCGGAAAGAGAAGGCGGATCGAGTTCGGAGATGTCTCTGAAGGATCAGGGCAACGAGTTCTTCAAGTCAGGCAAGTACCTCAAAGCTGCCGCACTCTACACTCAAGCCATTAAGCAAGACCCTTCAAACCCTACTCTTTATAG TAATCGTGCTGCAGCATTGCTGCAATTGGATAAGCTCAACAAAGCTCTTGATGATGCTGAGATGACAATAAAATTAAAACCAGAATGGGAAAAG GGATATTTCAGGAAGGGGAGTATATTAGAAGCCATGAAGCGATATGATGAT GCATTGGCTGCCTTTGAGATAGCTTTGCAGTATAACCCGCAAAGTCAAGAAGTAACAAAAAAGATAAAGAGGATAAACCAACTAGTAAGGGAAGGTAAGCGAGCTCAAGAAGTGGAGAACATGAGATCTAATGTCGACATGGCCAAACATTTACAAGCATTGAAACCTGAATTG TCTGGAAAATATGGATCTGAAGAGTGCTGGAAGGACATGTTTGCATTCCTTGTTGAGACCATGGAAACTGCTGTAAAATCATGGCATGAGACCTCTAAACTGGATGCTAGAGTTTACTTTCTTCTTGATAAGGAAAAGACACAGACAGATAAATATGCCCCAATTGTGAATATTGACAAg GTCTGGAAAGGCCAAGGATCAAGGAAGTGGAAACATGCGCAAAATGATGGCTTCTTTGTTCAATTTGAGACACCTTCTCTACGAAAGCTCTGGTTTATTCCAAGTTCCAATGAAAAGGGACAGACTTTGTGCAG GGATCCGGATGGTTTGGACATAGGTGCTCATGAAATTCTTCCGCGGTTATTCAAGGAAAATCTTCCCAGCTCTTAA